A part of Podarcis muralis chromosome 15, rPodMur119.hap1.1, whole genome shotgun sequence genomic DNA contains:
- the ABHD15 gene encoding protein ABHD15 — MVLWAVGCILLALLTWWFWQPQAPPGRATDGKRQPRRRGPAEEEHKAAGVPLGEERGSPVGGCRLICKPSALAQALVKSFCRSAHLETKRWSWKRWPNLQTAVQLLWPPDRPLEFSRDHLQMADEGIVALDWVAGPVDGGRKATDAAVLLVVPNATGAISRNVQQLCRLALRQGYHPVIFNRRGHNGCPLTTPRLQPFGDPDDLKEAVAYIRFRHPTRTLFAASEGSGSGLLLSYLGECGSSSYLCGAACISPILKAQDWFEAGLPWLYEWSLLLPQKRNVSRYTEALEKVVEMDRVLGSSSLRAFEAALFCPQRGQKMSWETYWASNDPLRDVDEVAVPVLCLCSADDPVRGAPEDTIPWELFQSNPFFFLLLSPHGGHCGFLGKDPKGSWGNAVVLEYLQTLAEFLRGEERVKDKPRRRTATAQHRCGRRRGPLRNRGAALPGLDLFSWQRSYTR, encoded by the exons ATGGTTTTATGGGCTGTGGGCTGCATCCTTCTGGCCCTCCTCACCTGGTGGTTCTGGCAGCCCCAGGCTCCTCCCGGCAGAGCCACCGATGGCAAGAGGCAGCCGCGAAGACGGGGACCCGCAGAGGAGGAGCACAAGGCTGCTGGGGTCCCTTTGGGAGAAGAGCGGGGGTCTCCTGTAGGGGGCTGCCGCCTCATCTGCAAGCCCTCTGCCCTGGCTCAGGCCCTGGTCAAGAGCTTCTGCCGCTCTGCCCACCTGGAGACCAAGCGGTGGTCCTGGAAGCGGTGGCCAAACCTGCAGACTGCTGTGCAGCTCCTGTGGCCCCCGGATCGCCCACTGGAGTTTTCCAGGGACCACCTCCAAATGGCGGACGAGGGCATCGTTGCGTTGGATTGGGTGGCCGGACCCGTGGACGGAGGCAGGAAAGCCACTGACGCAGCGGTTCTCCTGGTGGTGCCCAACGCCACTGGCGCGATCAGCAGGAACGTCCAGCAGCTGTGCCGACTGGCCCTCCGGCAAGGCTACCATCCGGTCATCTTCAACCGGCGTGGGCACAACGGCTGTCCACTGACCACCCCCAGGCTGCAGCCCTTTGGTGACCCAGACGACCTGAAAGAGGCAGTGGCATACATCCGGTTCCGGCACCCCACCAGGACCCTGTTTGCCGCGAGCGAAGGGTCAGGGTCAGGCCTGCTGCTCTCTTACCTGGGCGAATGCGGCTCGTCCAGCTACCTGTGTGGCGCTGCCTGCATCTCGCCCATTCTGAAGGCCCAGGACTGGTTTGAGGCTGGCCTCCCTTGGCTGTATGAATGGAGTCTCCTCCTGCCCCAGAAGAGGAACGTCAGCAG GTACACGGAGGCCCTGGAGAAGGTGGTTGAGATGGACAGGGTCCTTGGGAGCAGCTCCTTGCGGGCTTTTGAAGCTGCCCTCTTCTGCCCACAGCGGGGGCAGAAGATGAGCTGGGAGACCTACTGGGCCAGCAACGATCCCTTGCGGGATGTGGACGAGGTGGCCGTGCCTGTCCTGTGCCTCTGCAGCGCCGATGACCCCGTCCGGGGGGCTCCCGAGGACACGATCCCGTGGGAGCTCTTCCAAAGCAaccctttcttcttcctgcttctgaGTCCGCACGGAGGACACTGCGGATTCCTCGGGAAAGATCCCAAAGGCTCCTGGGGCAATGCAGTGGTGCTGGAGTACCTGCAGACCTTGGCGGAGTTTCTCCGAGGGGAAGAGAGG